From Pseudoalteromonas piratica:
TATCGAGTACTTGCCAAAACTTCTCGTTATATTTGGTTTTTTCAAATGCCAATAGATTAAGCGAGTCCCCCGGTGGCACCAGAGCGTTTTGCGCAAATGAGGTAGTGATCCAACCAAATTCTTTAAAGAAATTGACCTTCGGTGACTTCTTTTGTAATTCTTGCAGCGCCTTTTCGTAGGCATGAATATCAAAACAACATGCACTGATAAAGTCATAAACGCTGTAATACTCTTTACCTTGGTAGGTGTACTTCAAGTATTTAACAAGTGCCGGGCCCGCACCAGAATTTTTCAAGGTAAAGGTAATTTCTTGGCTGCGCTTTTCCATATTCGCATTGCCAGAAACAAACTGCATCCAAGGCCAAGTTGCAGCTTTTACCTGTTTTTCCGCAGCATTTGCTTGTAGAAATGTCGCATAAAATGACGCTGCTGAAATAATAATCGCGCATAGCGCCAAAAATAGATTCACCTTATCTTGCGAAAAGTGAAGTTTGGATTGCTTTTTTTCCTTCATAGCATCTTGTTGTTTTTATTAACGCTTTAAGCACTATAAATAAATAAAAGCGCAACTACAACTCCCCCAAATAAGCATGGTTTAGTCAGTATTATGCGTTTTTCATGAAGCGGTTTACTCCGATTACTAAATAAGCACTTGCGATCTATTAAGTTTCGACTAAAATACAAAACCTTTCGAAACGAAACTTAATGAAGAAATGACGAAACGAAATACACAACAAAGACGCCATACTATTTTGCAGCAAGTTAATGAACTTGGTGAGGTCAGTGTAGAGCAACTCGCTGAGCAGTTTGCAACGTCAGAAGTTACGATTCGAAAAGATTTAACCGCACTTGAACAGAGTGGACTGCTATTACGTCGTTACGGTGGCGCAATGGCATTGCCACAAGAGATCGTTGCAAATAGCGACGAAAAGCTCGATCCGATTCGCAAAATGCAAATAGCAAAAGCAGCAGCTGATCTCATTAAAGATCATAACCGCATTATTATTGATAGCGGTCGCACCACAGCAGCAATGATCCCTGAGCTTTCACACAAGCGTGGTTTAGTCGTCATGACCAACGCCATAAATGTAGCTAACCGATTGCTTTCATTAGAAAATGAGCCAACTTTATTAATGCCTGGCGGCACCTGGGATCCGCATTCTGAATCATTTCAGGGGCAAGTTGCCGAGCAAGTTGTGCGCTCATACGACTTCGATCAATTATTTATTGGTGCCGATGGCATTGATATTGATAGAGGTACTACTACATTCAATGAATTGATCGGTTTGAGTCGCGTTATGGCTGATTCAGCAAGGGAAGTAATTGTGCTTGTTGAATCAAACAAGATTGGTAAGAAGATACCGAATTTAGAAATACCGTGGCAGCAAGTAGATTATTTAGTAACGGATGATGGCTTAGACGACAACACTAAGCGGGCAATTGAACAACATCACGTTACTGTTATTTGCGCCAAATAACGCATTTGCAGGTTCTGACAACAAACCTGTAACCCATTTAACGCTCACATACCGTGCAATTTAAGGAGATTATTATGTGTGGCATTGTTGGCGCTGTGGCAGAACGCCCAGTTAACCGAATTTTAATTGAAGGCCTAAAGCGCCTTGAATACCGCGGCTACGACTCAGCAGGTGTAGCATTAGGCAACAACGACAAAGCGCTGAATACTGTAAAAGCAGTTGGTAAAGTTGCTAATCTTGATGCAGCACTTACCGCTGCAGATGTAAAAGGCACAACAGGTATTGCGCATACTCGCTGGGCAACCCATGGCAGCGTGACTGAAGCCAATGCTCACCCACACATTTCGAGTCAACAGCTTGCGCTTGTGCACAACGGTATTATTGAAAATCACGATAAATTACGCACACAACTGCGCGGTGATGGTTACGAATTTTTATCGGACACTGATACGGAAGTGATGGTGCATAAAATCCACCAGCTTCGTCAAAGCCATGATTCGTTACTTGCATCTGTGCAAGCTGCTGTAAAAGAATTTGAAGGTGCTTACGGCACAGTGGTTTTTGATAAAGAAAACCCTAATGAAATTATCGTAGCTCGCTCTGGTAGCCCACTCGTTATTGGTTTAGGCTTAGGCGAAAACTTTATTGCTTCTGACCAGTTAGCACTGCTCCCAGTAACACGCAGCTTTATTTTCTTAGAAGAAGGCGACGTGGCCCGTATTACTCGTGATTCAGTTGAAATCTACGACATCGATGGCAACGCTGTTGAACGCGACGTGGTTGAGTCTAACATCACCCAAGATGCGTCAGGCAAAGGTGAGTACCGTCATTACATGCTCAAAGAAATCTACGAGCAGCCTGTTGCGGTGCGCAATACCTTAGAAGCGCGCATTGATGGCGATAAAGTTGCAGTTGACGCATTTGGCGATACGGCATCGGATATTTTCAAGCAAGTAAAGCATGTGCAAATTATTGCCTGCGGTACTTCATACCACTCAGGTATGGTCGCACGCTATTGGTTAGAACAATATGCAGGTGTTAGCTGTAACGTTGAAATTGCTTCTGAGTTCCGCTATCGCAAATCATTTGTTCATGAAAACAGTCTACTGGTAACCATTTCACAATCAGGTGAAACAGCCGACACCTTAGCTGCACTTCGCCTAGCTAAAGAGCAAGGTTACATGAGCTCAATGACAATTTGTAACGTGCCTGGCAGCTCACTAGTGCGCGAATCAGATATTGCGTTTATGACGAAAGCGGGTGCTGAAATTGGCGTTGCATCAACAAAAGCATTTACCACTCAGCTTGTTGGATTACTTATGCTAGTTGCATCAATTGCCCAAGAAAAAGGCCAGCCACAAGCAGAAATTGTCAATGCGATTAAATCTCTACCAAACAAGCTTGAAGAGTCATTGTCTCTTGCTGAAGGTATTGAAGACCTAGCAGAAGAGTTTGCAGATAAACATCACGCACTTTTCTTAGGCCGCGGCGATCAATACCCAATCGCAATGGAAGGTGCACTTAAGCTAAAAGAAATCTCATATATTCACGCCGAAGCGTATGCAGCAGGTGAGTTAAAGCATGGTCCATTGGCACTGATTGATGCCGATATGCCAATCATTGTTGTTGCACCTAATAACGAGCTACTGGAAAAGCTAAAATCAAACGTTGAAGAAGTACGTGCACGCGGCGGTATTATTTATGTATTCGCTGATAAAGCATCTGAGTTTGTCTCAGATGACACAATGCGTGTTATTAACGTCAATCAAGTTGACGATGTACTGGCACCAATTGTGTACACCATTCCACTGCAATTACTGTCTTACTATGTAGCGGTAATTAAAGGTACCGATGTAGACCAACCACGTAACCTGGCAAAATCAGTTACGGTTGAGTAAGCATTTTCAAATTAAAAAAGGCGCACTAGCGCCTTTTTTATTGCCATTTTACACAGCATTAGAACGTCACTATCGTAGAAACGGCTTCTTCTTTGGCTGTTTGAATCGACAGTTTTATTTCTCGGTTTTGCCAATCGATATCAAGCATGCCGTAGTTGCTTCCCGACTTATTAATCAAATGACGATTACCCGTTGTTAGCGAACTAATATTGTTACTCACAACGCCAACTTTACCGGTTGGAATTACAGCGCCACTTGGTGCGCAGTTACCCCACGCCCCTTCAATACCTTTGCCGTTTTCATCCACTTCGGTATAGCACCAAGGTTTATCGTGATCACGTGTAATACACCCTTGGTATTCAACCAACGCATATTTGTATGGTAATTTGCATTGTTTTGAATAGTCACCGTTGCCTTGCGAATCGGCATAAATCGGCAAGCGCAGCGGGTTTTCAATATGATACGGCCAATTTTGACCAAAGCCTGATGCCGTCACTTCGTATACGGTAACAGGTGCACCAAATTCTGTACTGGCTGGTATCTCTTTTTGTAACAACTCACCCCAGTGTTGATCGCCTGATAAGAAAATCACCGCTTTCGTCTTGCCTGCATTTACCGACTTTTGTACAAGCCTTAATAACTTTTCTCGCTGAGCGGGCATTTCAGCCCATGATTCGTAACTGGTGCCAGACATTGCTTCTTCATTCAAATTGGCAATCGCTTGATTAAACTGGTTACCATTTCCGTAAGCACAGTAGCTATTTAAGCTTCTTCCTTTGTGAAGCGGAGGTAATACTTGTATACCACTGGCAATAATTTTAATTTCGCTCGGCTTATTGAGCTCAGCTTCAAGCCACTGCCATTGTTGTTCGCCCAAGATCGTGCTGTTATCACCTTCGCAGGTGCCATAGTTACTAAAAGTAGGAGAACGGAAATATCGCGCATCAAGTGTGATTACATGAGTTTGCTCACCACTTGGCCCGAGCAGTTTAGCTTCGTAAATACCCGCCTGACCATTAAGCCTCGGATCCGATGCTTCAACATCAAAGTGACGTAAATATTCTTGCTGGCTCTCTGCACGTTTTTGATAATATTTACCATCATTGTTGCGCCCAAAATCATGATCATCCCATGTTGCCATAACTGGGATGTTGGCTTTTAAAAACTGCTGATAATCAGGGTTGCGCTTTTTATCATCGTATTTCTGACGCATTAAGGCCATGTTTGTGGTATCGGCATAAATGTTATCGCCTAACCATAAAAATAGGTCGGGTTGATGACCTATCAAACGCGCTAACGCTGCTGGCATATCCCCTTTGGTTTTAAAGCAGCTACCTAATGCTACTCTGTCTAAACGTTTGCTTTGCTGTGGTTGTGTATGAGTTAACAGCGGTTCAGGCGCTGGCGCGTCACATTCTTCCCAGTCACCTTCAGCAACATAACACCATGGCGATGAATGATTGCGAGTGGTACAGCCATAGAATTTTTCACCTTGATAACTAGACGGCGTTAAACACGTTTTACCTGAAACTGTTTTAAACTCAGGAATAGACTCAGTGCGTACATTGCCCCAACTTTCACCGTCTTTCGGTGATTTTAAATAGCACCACTGGCTACCGCTATTATTTTTGTCGGTTGTACCTTGGTATTTTGCCAGCGCATAGTCAAAGGCGGTTTTACATTCTTGATAATGAACTTCGGGTGCAGCAAATAGTGCGTTAGGCAGCAATAGGCTTAATAGAATTGTTCTTTTCATTGTTATATTTTCTCAGTTGTGAATTGGCGCATCCGATGCGTAATAGTCCCTTGAGAAAATATACTGTTCCGATATTGTGAACTTGCGACAGTTCAGTGTCATATTTGCGGCACAAAAATGACAAAAGCGCACAAAGGTGCGCTTTAAGAGTTATCTAACCGACAAAGTTAAGCTTATTGGGCAGTGATCACTCAGCATATCGTCATAATCGAGTTCACCTTGTTTGCCAAACGCATCAACTTGTTGAGACCCTTCTACAATCCACTGAGTAGCAATAGGACCTGTTACAATATGATCGATTGGGGCTTTGTATTTCGGGTGACAACTTTGTAAGTTTTGCATACTACTTAATAAAATACGCTCGCCATCTTCCTTACTCAACTCTTGCCAATAGCGATTGTTTTGATCAACTAAACGGTGGTTAAAGTCGCCAAGTACAACAAATGCTTTTTTGCTATCAACACGCTGGTTTACCCACTTTTCAAGAATTGGGCCCTGTTGTTGATAAACAGTGCACGCTTTTTTGTTGTCTTTACGATAGTTACTAACAAAACAACCGCTTTTCATATGCACATTTAACACTTCAAGTTGTCCATTATTCACACTAATTGAGGTGCCATAACGTAATCCAGGATTATCAAGGGCGAGTGCCTTGAAATCGGCTTGTGCTGTAAAATTAATGCCTTTTTTAATTACAAATGCAGTGCGCTGAGGCGTTGAGAATAAGCCATCATGTCCGCGACATTCATAGGCTTCATTATCTGGACGACTTGAAACCACATATTGCCACTGTGATTCTGGAAATACGCGTTTGAGTGCTTTTTCAGACTGCACTTCTTGTAATGCAATAATATCGGCATTTAAGGTAGCGGCATAATTAGCAAGCGCTTGATAATCAGCCTGACTTCGCGGCTTACATCCTTTGCCAATTTCATCAGCAAGGTGCTCTATATTCCAGCTAACTAACTTTAAATTGTTACTATCCGTCAGTGTTGTTGGCGCTAAAGTTTGTTGTTCTTTTTGTTGGCAGCCCACCAGTGCAGTCAGCGCAGCAAGTGTAATAAGCGTTTTCTTCATTTGTGTGTTCATTGTGTGAAAAAGAATTTCAGTATATCAATTGCCATGAGTAAAACACATTTTGTTTGCGATAAGATGACTTTTCTTTCGGTTAACCGCAGTCTGATTTTCAATCAGCACAGCGCCTATTAAATCCACCAAGTAACATAAGGTAGGTATCTGTAGTCTTACTTGAAATTTACTGATTTGCTAATTGATCCTGCATTGGTTATCTTGTTTTCTGCATTAAATTGAGTTCCCTTTAATAGGATGCCTTATGAATTTATCTCCTTCTGTTTCCGTGCAACAAACTGATACTGGTCTTGAATATATTTCGGTAGATGCCGACTTATGTAGCGCTAAAATTTTTCTGCAAGGCGCACAACTTACCGAGTTCACCCCTAAAGGTAAAAAACCGCTTATTTGGGTTTCACAAGATGAAGACTACCAAGTGGGTAAAGGCGTACGCGGTGGCATTCCAATTTGCTGGCCATGGTTTGGCATGAGCACTAACGACGGATGGCCGCAGCATGGTTTTGCACGCACTATGTTATGGCGAGCAGAAGAAGTTGTTGAGAACGATGACAAAATTGTTGTGAGTTTTTCTTTGCCAATGGCACAAGTAAATAAAGAGTACTGGCCACATCAATCAAGTTTAAAAGTTGTATTCACCCTAAGTGACCATTTACATATTGAACTTATAAATACCAATACAGGTGCTGCTGCATTTGAATTAACGCAAGCATTGCATACTTATTTCCCAACCCCTGAAATTGAAAACACGACAGTCGATGGACTACAAGGTTCAAATTACATTGAGTTTGGTGAAGGTCCCTATACACAAAATGACATTGTTAGCTTTGCCCGCGAAACGGATAT
This genomic window contains:
- a CDS encoding DeoR/GlpR family DNA-binding transcription regulator, coding for MTKRNTQQRRHTILQQVNELGEVSVEQLAEQFATSEVTIRKDLTALEQSGLLLRRYGGAMALPQEIVANSDEKLDPIRKMQIAKAAADLIKDHNRIIIDSGRTTAAMIPELSHKRGLVVMTNAINVANRLLSLENEPTLLMPGGTWDPHSESFQGQVAEQVVRSYDFDQLFIGADGIDIDRGTTTFNELIGLSRVMADSAREVIVLVESNKIGKKIPNLEIPWQQVDYLVTDDGLDDNTKRAIEQHHVTVICAK
- the glmS gene encoding glutamine--fructose-6-phosphate transaminase (isomerizing); the protein is MCGIVGAVAERPVNRILIEGLKRLEYRGYDSAGVALGNNDKALNTVKAVGKVANLDAALTAADVKGTTGIAHTRWATHGSVTEANAHPHISSQQLALVHNGIIENHDKLRTQLRGDGYEFLSDTDTEVMVHKIHQLRQSHDSLLASVQAAVKEFEGAYGTVVFDKENPNEIIVARSGSPLVIGLGLGENFIASDQLALLPVTRSFIFLEEGDVARITRDSVEIYDIDGNAVERDVVESNITQDASGKGEYRHYMLKEIYEQPVAVRNTLEARIDGDKVAVDAFGDTASDIFKQVKHVQIIACGTSYHSGMVARYWLEQYAGVSCNVEIASEFRYRKSFVHENSLLVTISQSGETADTLAALRLAKEQGYMSSMTICNVPGSSLVRESDIAFMTKAGAEIGVASTKAFTTQLVGLLMLVASIAQEKGQPQAEIVNAIKSLPNKLEESLSLAEGIEDLAEEFADKHHALFLGRGDQYPIAMEGALKLKEISYIHAEAYAAGELKHGPLALIDADMPIIVVAPNNELLEKLKSNVEEVRARGGIIYVFADKASEFVSDDTMRVINVNQVDDVLAPIVYTIPLQLLSYYVAVIKGTDVDQPRNLAKSVTVE
- a CDS encoding alkaline phosphatase D family protein, giving the protein MKRTILLSLLLPNALFAAPEVHYQECKTAFDYALAKYQGTTDKNNSGSQWCYLKSPKDGESWGNVRTESIPEFKTVSGKTCLTPSSYQGEKFYGCTTRNHSSPWCYVAEGDWEECDAPAPEPLLTHTQPQQSKRLDRVALGSCFKTKGDMPAALARLIGHQPDLFLWLGDNIYADTTNMALMRQKYDDKKRNPDYQQFLKANIPVMATWDDHDFGRNNDGKYYQKRAESQQEYLRHFDVEASDPRLNGQAGIYEAKLLGPSGEQTHVITLDARYFRSPTFSNYGTCEGDNSTILGEQQWQWLEAELNKPSEIKIIASGIQVLPPLHKGRSLNSYCAYGNGNQFNQAIANLNEEAMSGTSYESWAEMPAQREKLLRLVQKSVNAGKTKAVIFLSGDQHWGELLQKEIPASTEFGAPVTVYEVTASGFGQNWPYHIENPLRLPIYADSQGNGDYSKQCKLPYKYALVEYQGCITRDHDKPWCYTEVDENGKGIEGAWGNCAPSGAVIPTGKVGVVSNNISSLTTGNRHLINKSGSNYGMLDIDWQNREIKLSIQTAKEEAVSTIVTF
- a CDS encoding endonuclease/exonuclease/phosphatase family protein; its protein translation is MKKTLITLAALTALVGCQQKEQQTLAPTTLTDSNNLKLVSWNIEHLADEIGKGCKPRSQADYQALANYAATLNADIIALQEVQSEKALKRVFPESQWQYVVSSRPDNEAYECRGHDGLFSTPQRTAFVIKKGINFTAQADFKALALDNPGLRYGTSISVNNGQLEVLNVHMKSGCFVSNYRKDNKKACTVYQQQGPILEKWVNQRVDSKKAFVVLGDFNHRLVDQNNRYWQELSKEDGERILLSSMQNLQSCHPKYKAPIDHIVTGPIATQWIVEGSQQVDAFGKQGELDYDDMLSDHCPISLTLSVR
- a CDS encoding D-hexose-6-phosphate mutarotase, with the protein product MNLSPSVSVQQTDTGLEYISVDADLCSAKIFLQGAQLTEFTPKGKKPLIWVSQDEDYQVGKGVRGGIPICWPWFGMSTNDGWPQHGFARTMLWRAEEVVENDDKIVVSFSLPMAQVNKEYWPHQSSLKVVFTLSDHLHIELINTNTGAAAFELTQALHTYFPTPEIENTTVDGLQGSNYIEFGEGPYTQNDIVSFARETDMVYQNTPLVQTINTPDGIIEVGRENSSSCVLWNPWIEKSKRLSNFRDDEYHTMLCLEAANVMDDKVTLQPGASHSLVHTVRWL